From the genome of Prevotella herbatica, one region includes:
- a CDS encoding glycoside hydrolase family 3 N-terminal domain-containing protein has protein sequence MAACKIQAAVPVIKEDVKIEQKVNNTLNKMTIDEKVGQMMEVVVDLLGSNDKNGVFHIDLQKADSIFNRYKIGSILNAPNTIAPTAKLWEKYLSDIQKISIKRIGIPCIYGLDQNHGSTYTQDGTLFPQNINVAATFNRDLARRCAEATAYETRAISIPWSYSPTVDLGRDPRWPRIWENFGEDCFMNAEMAKAMVLGFQGNNPNNIDNHHIAVSLKHYLGYSVPWTGKDRTPAYISPADLREKFFAPFLSGINSGALSIMVNSGSVNGMPVHANHELLTTWLKDQTGWDGVLVTDWADINNLYTREMVAKDKKDALRIAINAGIDMIMEPYDPTTCDSLKELVLDGSISIDRINDAVKRILRMKYRLGLFDHPTQKLCDYPKFGGSEFANLSLEGATESIVLLKNDKSILPLKKGQRILLTGPNANQMRCLDGGWSYTWQGNLTDKFAGKYNTIYEAFCNKYGKENVKLCQGVTYNEQGKYYDENVSDFETVVNAAASADVIVACLGENSYTETPGNLTDLTLSLNQRNLVKKLAETGKPILLILNEGRPRIISDIVPLADGVVDIMLPGNYGADALVNLLSGERNFSGKLPYTYPSEINSLANYDFKKSQEVATMEGAYDYNAKITQQWPFGYGKSYTEYKYSNLRINKTHFLKDDTIDVSVDVTNIGDKLGKESVLLYSSDLIASMTPDGRRLRGFEKVELQPGETKTVTISLSANDLAFVGYDGKWILEEGDFNLMIDNLTAKITCDATYKWDSANK, from the coding sequence ATGGCTGCTTGTAAAATACAAGCAGCCGTACCGGTAATAAAAGAAGATGTGAAAATAGAACAAAAAGTCAACAACACACTCAATAAGATGACTATCGACGAAAAGGTAGGACAAATGATGGAAGTAGTTGTTGACCTTTTGGGTAGTAATGATAAAAACGGAGTATTCCATATTGACTTACAAAAGGCTGACAGCATATTCAATCGCTATAAGATTGGATCAATTCTGAATGCCCCAAATACAATAGCTCCGACAGCGAAGCTTTGGGAAAAGTATTTGTCTGACATTCAGAAAATATCGATTAAACGTATAGGTATACCATGTATTTATGGACTAGATCAGAATCATGGCTCTACATATACGCAAGATGGAACTCTTTTTCCACAAAACATTAATGTAGCAGCCACATTCAATAGAGATCTGGCACGTCGCTGCGCAGAAGCTACAGCTTATGAAACACGTGCGATAAGTATTCCATGGAGTTATAGCCCTACTGTTGACTTAGGACGTGATCCTCGTTGGCCGAGAATATGGGAAAATTTTGGTGAGGACTGTTTCATGAATGCAGAAATGGCTAAGGCTATGGTTTTAGGATTTCAAGGAAATAATCCTAATAATATAGACAATCACCATATTGCGGTATCTCTTAAACATTATTTGGGATATAGCGTTCCTTGGACAGGAAAAGATAGAACACCAGCATATATTTCTCCAGCAGACTTGCGTGAAAAATTTTTCGCACCATTTCTTTCAGGAATCAATAGTGGAGCACTTTCAATAATGGTTAATTCAGGATCTGTAAACGGAATGCCTGTTCATGCAAATCATGAATTACTTACTACATGGTTAAAAGATCAAACTGGTTGGGATGGAGTCCTTGTTACTGATTGGGCAGATATAAATAATTTATATACGCGCGAAATGGTTGCTAAAGATAAAAAAGACGCATTGCGAATTGCCATAAACGCTGGTATTGACATGATAATGGAACCATACGATCCTACCACATGTGATAGCCTGAAAGAATTAGTTTTAGATGGTAGTATTTCTATTGATAGAATTAATGATGCTGTAAAACGCATACTTCGTATGAAGTATCGTTTAGGATTATTTGATCATCCAACACAAAAGCTCTGTGATTATCCTAAATTTGGAGGTAGCGAATTTGCCAACCTGAGTTTAGAAGGAGCAACAGAAAGTATAGTCCTTCTAAAAAATGATAAATCTATACTCCCATTGAAAAAAGGACAGAGAATACTATTGACCGGTCCCAACGCCAATCAAATGCGCTGTCTTGATGGTGGTTGGAGTTATACATGGCAAGGAAATCTAACGGATAAGTTTGCAGGAAAATACAATACTATATATGAGGCTTTCTGCAATAAATATGGAAAGGAAAATGTAAAACTTTGCCAAGGAGTAACTTATAACGAACAAGGAAAATATTACGACGAGAACGTGTCTGATTTTGAAACTGTAGTTAATGCAGCAGCATCTGCGGATGTAATAGTGGCTTGCTTAGGTGAAAATTCATATACGGAGACTCCAGGTAATCTCACAGATTTAACATTATCTTTGAATCAAAGAAATCTTGTAAAAAAGCTTGCAGAGACTGGCAAACCTATACTTCTTATTCTCAATGAAGGTCGCCCTCGTATCATCTCTGATATAGTACCATTAGCAGATGGTGTTGTAGATATAATGCTTCCGGGAAATTATGGGGCTGATGCTTTAGTAAATTTATTGTCTGGAGAACGTAATTTTTCAGGAAAACTTCCATACACATATCCTAGTGAAATAAATTCACTTGCTAATTATGATTTCAAGAAAAGTCAGGAAGTTGCAACAATGGAGGGTGCTTATGATTATAATGCTAAGATAACTCAACAATGGCCATTTGGATATGGGAAAAGTTATACTGAGTATAAATATAGTAACTTGCGAATCAACAAAACACATTTCTTGAAAGATGACACCATTGATGTTTCTGTTGATGTGACGAATATTGGTGATAAATTGGGAAAAGAAAGTGTTCTTCTTTACAGTTCAGATCTCATTGCCTCTATGACTCCAGACGGACGTAGACTACGTGGCTTTGAAAAAGTGGAACTGCAACCAGGAGAAACTAAAACCGTAACAATAAGTCTTTCTGCAAATGATTTGGCATTTGTTGGATATGATGGCAAATGGATTCTTGAAGAGGGAGATTTTAATCTTATGATAGACAATCTAACGGCAAAGATCACATGTGATGCCACTTACAAATGGGACTCGGCTAATAAATAG
- a CDS encoding SusD/RagB family nutrient-binding outer membrane lipoprotein, with translation MKKYKSYLIILLASVAPLITISCSDNYMNDMNTDPSKAATIDPNAQLTTAELQTYGDLSMVEIYRNYFYAFSQQLMGCWNTTNYGGRHTIDNQEMSRMWTTLYPNAIKNLTDGEIRTNGNAAKSNINAAMRVYRVYLMSVITDTYGNVPYSEAGLGFYNGITNPKFDLQKDIYADFFQQLDSATTMLNAAGDKISGDVIYKGDVTKWKKLANSLRLRFAMRISDVEPDKAKTEFIKALNADGGIIENSADDALINYMSIAFSFGQESYSDYRGNALSKLLFGNDPTNNPSYICSTLFNQLNDNNDPRTFMMSRCYYDKLMSSTGTEGRIDITDEVKSNNKFTPNVPGAFSWEPWPTGFKSDKLTEIAKNNPDVDPNVAREVEPKLANNFLKSDNPGVVITSAEVDFLLAEATLKGWISNKGTVTELYTKGVRAAMDFLSDNYGCDKISDADFNTYISNNGIGHTEEQAKAAINTQAWILHFTNPAECWANVRRSGYPIMKSPKDYGFGQYLTGGDDIPVRLCYPVLESSYNKQGYDDALQQMGGKDDWHTHVWWDVK, from the coding sequence ATGAAAAAATATAAATCATATTTAATAATATTATTGGCTTCTGTAGCTCCGCTTATCACCATTTCTTGTAGTGACAACTACATGAATGACATGAATACAGACCCGTCAAAGGCTGCTACAATAGATCCTAACGCACAGCTAACAACTGCCGAATTGCAAACTTATGGCGACCTGAGCATGGTTGAAATATATCGTAACTATTTCTATGCTTTCTCACAGCAGTTGATGGGATGTTGGAACACCACAAACTATGGAGGACGACATACCATTGATAATCAGGAAATGAGCCGCATGTGGACGACTCTATATCCTAATGCAATAAAGAATCTTACCGATGGTGAGATACGTACTAACGGCAATGCAGCCAAGTCAAATATAAACGCAGCAATGCGCGTGTATCGTGTTTACCTTATGTCTGTAATAACAGATACTTATGGAAATGTACCATATTCAGAGGCAGGGCTTGGATTCTATAACGGAATAACAAATCCAAAATTTGACTTACAAAAAGATATCTATGCTGACTTCTTTCAACAGCTTGACTCTGCTACAACAATGCTTAATGCAGCTGGTGACAAGATTAGCGGTGATGTCATATACAAAGGTGATGTTACAAAATGGAAAAAGCTAGCTAACTCTCTTCGACTACGCTTTGCTATGAGAATTTCTGATGTAGAACCTGATAAGGCTAAGACTGAATTTATCAAAGCTCTTAATGCTGATGGTGGTATTATAGAAAATTCTGCCGATGACGCATTAATAAATTATATGTCTATCGCATTCAGTTTTGGTCAGGAAAGCTATTCTGATTACCGTGGAAATGCACTTTCAAAACTGCTTTTCGGTAATGATCCAACAAATAATCCTAGCTACATTTGCTCTACTCTTTTCAATCAGTTAAACGATAACAACGACCCAAGGACATTTATGATGTCACGCTGCTATTATGACAAGTTGATGAGTTCTACTGGAACAGAAGGCCGCATTGATATAACCGATGAGGTTAAGAGTAATAACAAGTTTACGCCTAATGTTCCAGGTGCTTTTTCTTGGGAGCCTTGGCCTACAGGATTCAAGAGTGACAAGTTAACAGAGATAGCAAAGAATAATCCGGATGTAGATCCTAATGTGGCCCGTGAGGTTGAGCCTAAACTAGCCAATAACTTTTTAAAAAGCGACAATCCTGGCGTCGTAATTACTTCAGCAGAAGTAGATTTTCTTTTAGCAGAGGCTACATTGAAAGGATGGATAAGCAATAAAGGAACTGTTACAGAACTATACACAAAAGGCGTGCGCGCAGCAATGGACTTTCTTTCAGATAATTATGGATGTGACAAAATTTCTGACGCAGACTTTAACACATACATTTCCAACAACGGTATCGGCCATACTGAGGAACAGGCTAAGGCAGCTATAAATACCCAAGCTTGGATTTTGCACTTTACTAATCCAGCTGAATGTTGGGCAAACGTACGTCGTTCAGGCTATCCTATTATGAAATCGCCAAAAGACTATGGATTCGGACAGTACTTGACCGGTGGTGATGACATACCTGTTCGTCTTTGTTATCCTGTTCTTGAATCTTCTTATAACAAGCAAGGCTATGATGACGCATTGCAACAAATGGGAGGAAAAGATGATTGGCATACCCATGTATGGTGGGATGTAAAGTAA
- a CDS encoding SusC/RagA family TonB-linked outer membrane protein, giving the protein MKKSNRKLVHMLAIGLTLPLAGTIQMQAKPSVTIVQQTQNISGSVTDGSEPIIGASIVVKGKGMGTVTDANGHFSLDAKPGTLLEISYVGYKTMTVKANNNMNVVLAEDKKMIDEVVVTALGIKRDRKALGYGIGEVKGEELTKAKETNVINSLAGKIPGLVVSQTAGGASGSTRVILRGSTEMTGNNQPLYVVDGVPLDNTNYGSAGTSGGFDLGDGISSINPDDIETMSVLKGPAASALYGSRASHGVILITTKKAGKDKFSVEYNGSVTMDTQLAKWNNIQQTYGMGSNGTYSIDAVSNTNKSWGPKADALNSLKYFDGVQRPYMIIPDNTSDFFRSGFTATNTAIVGVNNGKTGMRFTYTDMRNKDIVPKTHMSRDIFNLRTNTSVGNVDFDFSANYTREDVKNRPALGDSKSNIGKNLMTLATTYNQAWLKTYQDANGDYANWNGMDPYNVNPYWDVYKNSNDSKKDQFRLTGKIVWNIDKHLKLQTTMGADLNWFTFEDFKAPTTPGFEAGRMQDSNFRNRMYNFEALALYNNSWGDFDLNATLGGSIYKVNNLTTITTAQDMQIRDVKALMSFNEISLEQNTYRKQINSLYGSVNLGWKHLLYLDATLRGDQSSTLPTSNNVYVYPSFSGSFVFSELTKLGNLLPYGKLRMSWAQVGSDTDPYQLGLVYTKSKFTYPGYTIGYINNNTIPNKDLKPTRTNSFEIGVETKFLNNRMGLDITYYSQKSKNQIMGMASSWTSGYTYRLINAGEIDNKGVEIALNTRPIQTKDFSWDLNLNFSKNSNKVKRLVDNMDMFELEKASWLDVQVAAKVGENFGSIVGPDFKRNDAGQILINPSTGLPEYDKSNHVLGNASWKWTGGITTTLTYKNLSLNAIFDVKVGADLYSMSARASYESGKAKETLAGREDWYKSEEQRQEAGIAKGSASWKPTGGFIAPGVIDNGDGTYRKNDIYVNPEDYWMNVCRNAPSMFIYDNSYIKCRELTLSYDVPQQWLKKAINGLTISLVARNPFIVWKNIPNIDPDSNYNNTTGMGLEYGSLPSRKSYGISVNVKF; this is encoded by the coding sequence ATGAAGAAAAGTAATCGGAAATTAGTTCACATGCTTGCTATTGGTCTGACTTTACCACTAGCCGGAACTATCCAAATGCAGGCTAAACCAAGTGTAACTATCGTACAGCAGACTCAGAATATCTCTGGTTCTGTTACCGACGGTAGCGAACCTATCATCGGGGCTAGTATCGTTGTAAAAGGTAAAGGTATGGGCACAGTAACTGATGCCAATGGTCATTTCAGCCTTGATGCTAAACCTGGTACATTATTGGAAATAAGCTATGTAGGATACAAAACCATGACCGTTAAAGCAAATAACAACATGAATGTGGTACTTGCTGAAGACAAAAAGATGATTGATGAAGTAGTTGTTACGGCTTTAGGTATTAAGCGTGACAGAAAGGCTCTTGGTTATGGAATCGGCGAGGTCAAAGGTGAAGAACTTACTAAGGCTAAAGAGACAAACGTAATAAATTCTCTCGCTGGTAAGATTCCAGGACTAGTTGTCAGTCAGACTGCAGGTGGTGCATCAGGTTCTACACGAGTAATTCTTCGTGGTAGCACAGAGATGACAGGTAACAACCAACCATTGTATGTAGTAGATGGTGTCCCTTTGGACAATACCAATTATGGTAGTGCTGGTACATCAGGAGGATTTGACCTTGGTGACGGAATATCAAGTATCAACCCAGATGATATAGAGACAATGTCTGTATTAAAAGGTCCAGCGGCTTCTGCACTCTATGGTAGCCGTGCTTCTCATGGTGTGATACTCATCACAACTAAAAAAGCAGGAAAAGATAAATTCAGCGTTGAATACAATGGTTCCGTTACAATGGATACCCAATTGGCTAAGTGGAATAATATCCAGCAGACTTATGGTATGGGCAGTAACGGCACATATAGTATTGATGCTGTGTCAAACACCAACAAGAGTTGGGGACCTAAAGCCGATGCACTTAACAGCCTGAAATATTTTGATGGTGTACAACGTCCATATATGATTATACCAGATAACACCTCAGATTTCTTCCGTTCTGGTTTTACTGCGACAAACACAGCAATTGTTGGAGTTAACAACGGAAAGACTGGTATGCGTTTCACATATACCGACATGCGCAACAAGGATATTGTGCCAAAGACTCACATGAGTCGTGACATTTTCAACTTGCGCACCAACACATCTGTAGGTAATGTTGACTTCGATTTCAGCGCTAACTACACACGTGAGGATGTTAAAAACCGTCCAGCTCTAGGTGACAGCAAGTCAAACATTGGAAAGAATCTAATGACTTTGGCTACTACATACAATCAGGCTTGGTTGAAAACTTATCAGGATGCCAACGGAGATTATGCCAACTGGAACGGAATGGACCCATATAATGTGAACCCATATTGGGATGTATATAAAAATTCCAACGATTCTAAAAAAGACCAATTCCGTCTTACAGGTAAGATTGTTTGGAACATAGACAAACACTTGAAGTTACAGACAACGATGGGTGCCGACCTCAACTGGTTTACATTCGAGGATTTCAAGGCTCCAACAACACCAGGATTTGAAGCTGGTCGTATGCAAGACAGTAACTTCCGCAACCGCATGTATAACTTTGAAGCTCTTGCCCTTTACAACAATAGCTGGGGCGACTTTGACCTCAATGCGACACTTGGTGGAAGTATATATAAAGTGAATAATCTCACGACTATAACCACAGCGCAAGACATGCAGATACGTGATGTCAAAGCTTTGATGAGTTTCAATGAGATTAGTTTGGAGCAGAATACATATCGTAAACAAATTAATTCTCTTTATGGTTCTGTAAACCTTGGTTGGAAACATCTTTTATATCTTGACGCAACATTACGTGGCGACCAGAGTTCTACCCTACCAACAAGCAACAACGTATATGTTTATCCTTCATTCTCGGGAAGTTTCGTTTTCTCTGAATTAACAAAACTCGGCAATCTACTTCCTTATGGTAAGTTGCGCATGTCGTGGGCACAGGTAGGTAGTGATACAGATCCATATCAGCTTGGACTAGTATATACTAAATCTAAGTTTACATATCCAGGATACACTATAGGATACATCAACAACAATACAATTCCAAACAAAGACTTAAAGCCAACAAGAACAAACTCTTTCGAAATTGGTGTTGAAACGAAGTTCCTCAACAACAGAATGGGACTTGACATCACTTACTATTCACAGAAAAGTAAGAACCAAATTATGGGTATGGCTTCATCATGGACATCAGGTTATACATATAGATTGATTAACGCAGGTGAAATAGATAACAAAGGTGTTGAAATAGCACTTAACACACGCCCCATACAGACAAAAGACTTCTCTTGGGATTTGAATCTCAATTTCTCTAAGAATAGTAATAAGGTGAAAAGATTAGTTGACAACATGGATATGTTTGAACTTGAAAAAGCCTCTTGGCTTGATGTTCAAGTTGCAGCTAAAGTTGGTGAGAACTTCGGTTCTATTGTTGGTCCAGATTTCAAGAGAAACGATGCAGGACAGATTCTCATTAATCCATCAACGGGTTTGCCTGAATACGACAAAAGCAATCACGTTTTGGGAAATGCTTCTTGGAAATGGACAGGAGGTATTACTACGACTCTTACATATAAGAACTTGTCATTAAATGCAATATTTGACGTAAAAGTTGGTGCAGACTTGTATTCCATGTCAGCCCGTGCATCTTACGAATCAGGAAAGGCAAAAGAAACTTTGGCTGGTCGTGAAGATTGGTATAAATCAGAAGAACAGCGTCAGGAAGCTGGCATTGCGAAAGGTTCAGCCAGTTGGAAACCTACAGGTGGCTTTATCGCTCCTGGAGTCATAGACAATGGTGACGGAACTTACCGTAAAAACGATATTTATGTAAATCCAGAAGATTATTGGATGAACGTATGCCGTAATGCTCCATCAATGTTCATTTATGATAACTCTTATATAAAGTGCCGTGAACTCACATTGAGTTACGATGTACCTCAACAATGGTTGAAGAAAGCTATCAATGGTTTAACGATATCTCTTGTGGCACGTAATCCGTTTATTGTATGGAAAAACATTCCTAACATTGACCCTGATTCAAACTATAACAACACAACTGGTATGGGACTAGAATATGGTTCTCTGCCATCACGCAAGAGTTATGGTATCAGTGTGAACGTGAAATTCTAA
- a CDS encoding glycoside hydrolase family 16 protein, with translation MKIKFIIYLLFYTIPLSIHAQNYKLVWSDEFNENSLNKNWNVEVLDNPYNNELQCYTNSSSNVNIENGNLVIIARRESHNGKSFTSGRINSSTKVNFKHGKIEARIKMPKLANGLWPAFWLMGEDPQNVGWPACGEIDILEAGHSDGIKNSTQERLFSGCIHWGSSLTDHRMWTTGAVTSEYDITGDYHIFTAVWDDSYLRFYLDNSTKPYYEATITNEYDSYNYFHKPFYILFNMAVGGDYPNILNAENITALPTEGCEAKMYIDYVRIYQEEGKVNVYTQETAGLKNVYTQGKKDTAYYSINGMKLNGKPSWDGIYIHNGKKIIE, from the coding sequence ATGAAAATAAAGTTTATAATCTATTTACTGTTTTACACTATTCCTTTATCTATTCATGCACAAAACTACAAACTTGTATGGAGTGATGAATTTAATGAAAACTCTTTGAATAAGAACTGGAATGTTGAAGTATTAGACAATCCATACAACAACGAACTTCAGTGTTATACAAATAGTAGTTCCAATGTAAATATAGAGAATGGCAATCTTGTTATTATCGCCCGCAGGGAATCACACAACGGAAAGTCTTTTACTTCCGGACGTATAAATTCCAGCACAAAGGTGAACTTCAAACATGGAAAGATTGAAGCTAGAATAAAGATGCCAAAATTAGCAAACGGATTGTGGCCAGCATTCTGGTTGATGGGTGAAGATCCGCAGAATGTAGGTTGGCCTGCATGTGGAGAAATTGATATTCTGGAAGCCGGACATTCAGATGGTATTAAGAATTCAACTCAAGAGCGATTATTCTCAGGTTGCATTCATTGGGGTAGCAGTTTAACAGACCACCGCATGTGGACGACAGGTGCCGTTACCAGTGAATATGACATAACAGGTGACTATCATATATTCACGGCTGTATGGGATGACAGTTATCTGCGTTTCTATCTTGATAATTCAACCAAACCATATTATGAGGCTACAATAACCAACGAGTATGACTCATATAATTATTTCCATAAACCATTTTATATTTTATTTAATATGGCTGTTGGTGGAGATTATCCAAATATTCTCAACGCAGAAAACATCACCGCACTACCTACAGAAGGTTGTGAGGCTAAAATGTATATTGACTATGTAAGGATATATCAGGAAGAAGGAAAAGTTAATGTCTATACACAGGAAACTGCAGGACTGAAAAATGTATATACCCAAGGGAAAAAAGACACAGCATATTATTCAATAAATGGTATGAAATTGAATGGCAAACCTTCTTGGGACGGAATATACATCCACAACGGTAAGAAAATAATAGAATAA